The sequence below is a genomic window from Nostoc flagelliforme CCNUN1.
CAAGATGGTGTAATTGAAAAAGTCTACACCAGCAATATTCAACCCTTAAGTGCAGAATTAGAGCATTTTGTCAACTGTGTACACGGTGGCAATCAACCCTCAGTAGGTGGTGAACAAGCTCTCAAAGCCCTGAGACTGGCAAGTTTGATTGAGCAGATGGCGCTGGAAGATCGAGTTTTGAATCCATTAGACTGGCAATCGGAATCAAGAGTACAATCATTGACCCCGACAGCCTAAAAGAAGAAGAGGGAGACAAGGTAAAATTTTCTCCCTTTTCTCCCCCTGCTCCCAATACGGTTCGGATAAGCAGGGGAAGCATGGGTGTGAGTATTCACAAGTAAAAATGACTAATTTTGTTGTTCTGCAACTCGTTTGAGGCGGCGCAGTTGGGCTTGCATATCTTCTTTTGTCCAAGACGCAGCAAAGGTGTTGAAACCCCAACTAACTAAGGGGTTAGGGATATCGTACTCAAAGCGGTTGAGTAGGAGAGTTCCCTTTTTTGTTGGCTGACATTCCCAGCGATCGCGCCCTTGAAAAAATCCCTGAAATTCCCAAACTACCAAACCCGGTTGTCGTTCTACAACTACACTATTCAACGTGGGTTTCAGCAGAGGAATTTGAATGATAAAACGACTTTCACTGCCAACATCAGTACTCCAAGCTTCACCCACAGGTTCGCAACGGAGAACGGGGTTGAGCCAGCGATGCATGAGAGCTAAATCGCTAATACAGCGCTCCACCACCGTAGCTGTAGCATTAATTTGAATCGATTGTGACAAAACTTGAGACATTTTATATCTCTGATGCTGTTGCTGCAATTAGAGTAACGCAAAATTCAGCACTGTCAGTAGATTAAATCAAATATTTAGTAACCACTCAGAAATTACTCTTGATATCAATGGCATAGAGGTATGTTTTTACTGGTAAATTGATAGGCAAAACACTGACTCAGTGTTTGCGGCGAATACTTTAAGCTTAATTCCCGAAAACCATGAACACAACTTGGCAAGGAATAACCCAGGTGATAGGAGTTGCTTTGTCCACGAGGGTGCAGCAATTTTTGGCACAATCGCCCAGCCTGCAACCGATTCAACCAGCAGTGAATCAAGGAATCGCTGATGTACAAGGTATTGTTCAACAGTTGATTCTGTTTATACCCCGTCTGCTGGGGGCAGTGGCAATTTTGTTTGTAGGTTGGCTAATTGCGTTGGGCGCAGCGGCGCTGACGCGAGGAATCCTCAATCGCACAAACATAGATAACCGCATTGCCGCAGGGATAACGGGTCGTCAAGATGTTCCCCAAGTGGAGAAATTAATCTCCCGCTTAGTCTTTTGGAGCATTATTCTGTTGACGGCGGTAGCTGTTTTACAGACATTGGATCTGGAGGTAGCGTCTCGACCTCTCAATAATTTTCTCAATCAACTTATTGGCTTTTTGCCAAAGTTGGTTGGTGCGGGAATCCTTTTGGTAACCGCCTGGTTTTTGGCAACTATTGTGAAGATTATCACTGTGCGCTCATTACAGGCATTTAATTTGGATGAGCGTTTGAATCCAGAACCAGAAGACAGGGCACCCAGCCTTAATCAGCTGTCTCTGAGTGAGACGATTGGCAATGCACTGTATTGGTTTATATTTTTACTGTTTCTGGCCCCCGTTTTAGATACTCTCGAACTCAGGCAGGCTCTACAACCGGTACAAGCTCTCATTACAGAAGTTCTGCTAATTCTGCCGAACATTTTAGCGGCGGCGCTAATTGCTGTAGTTGGCTGGTTCATAGCTAATGTGGTGCGGCGGATTGTGACAAACTTGCTGGCGACAACTGGCATCGACCATTTAGGTAGTCGCTTGGGATTATCTTCAACTGCGGGCGTGCAACCTCTATCGAGTATTATCGGCACAATTGTCTATGTTTTGATTTTGATTCCTGTGGCGATCGCAGCCCTCAATGCCCTAGAAATTAATGCGATCTCTGTGCCTGCGATCGCAATGCTGCAACAGATTCTCAACGCCCTACCTGCCATTTTTACAGCCGTAGCAATTTTGATTGTTGCCTATTTCGTAGGGCGGTTTATCGCGGATTTGGTTACAAGCATCCTCACCAATTTAGGCTTTAATAACATTTTCACTATTTTGGGTCTGACAACACCCAGCAGACGAATTGTAGTTTCAACAGAATCAACAACCCCCCCGATTCCAAGCCGCACGCCATCGGAAATTGCAGGCATTGTTGCTTTAGTGGGAATCATGCTGTTTGCAACGGTGGCGGCGGTGAATATCTTGAATATTCCAGATCTGACAGCATTAGTGTCGGGGATTGTGATCATATTCGGGCGGATTTTGGCAGGATTGGTGATATTTGCCATTGGCTTATTTTTGGCAAATCTGGCTTTTAACATCATTACCAGTTCTGGCGATCGGCAAGCACAGATTTTAGGACAAGTGGCGCGGATTGCAATTATTACCTTAGTCTCTGCAATGGCACTGCAACAGATTGGAGTTGCCAGTGATATTGTGAATTTAGCCTTTGGACTTTTACTAGGTGCGATCGCAGTTGCTATTGCCCTAGCCTTTGGTCTTGG
It includes:
- a CDS encoding SRPBCC family protein, translating into MSQVLSQSIQINATATVVERCISDLALMHRWLNPVLRCEPVGEAWSTDVGSESRFIIQIPLLKPTLNSVVVERQPGLVVWEFQGFFQGRDRWECQPTKKGTLLLNRFEYDIPNPLVSWGFNTFAASWTKEDMQAQLRRLKRVAEQQN
- a CDS encoding mechanosensitive ion channel; protein product: MNTTWQGITQVIGVALSTRVQQFLAQSPSLQPIQPAVNQGIADVQGIVQQLILFIPRLLGAVAILFVGWLIALGAAALTRGILNRTNIDNRIAAGITGRQDVPQVEKLISRLVFWSIILLTAVAVLQTLDLEVASRPLNNFLNQLIGFLPKLVGAGILLVTAWFLATIVKIITVRSLQAFNLDERLNPEPEDRAPSLNQLSLSETIGNALYWFIFLLFLAPVLDTLELRQALQPVQALITEVLLILPNILAAALIAVVGWFIANVVRRIVTNLLATTGIDHLGSRLGLSSTAGVQPLSSIIGTIVYVLILIPVAIAALNALEINAISVPAIAMLQQILNALPAIFTAVAILIVAYFVGRFIADLVTSILTNLGFNNIFTILGLTTPSRRIVVSTESTTPPIPSRTPSEIAGIVALVGIMLFATVAAVNILNIPDLTALVSGIVIIFGRILAGLVIFAIGLFLANLAFNIITSSGDRQAQILGQVARIAIITLVSAMALQQIGVASDIVNLAFGLLLGAIAVAIALAFGLGGRDIAREQVQEWLNSFKGRN